In Streptococcus dysgalactiae subsp. dysgalactiae, the following are encoded in one genomic region:
- the smpB gene encoding SsrA-binding protein SmpB, translated as MAKGEGQLLAQNKKARHDYHIVETVEAGIVLTGTEIKSVRAARIQLKDGFAQIKNGEAWLVNVHIAPFEQGNIWNADPERTRKLLLKKREITHLANELKGTGMTLVPLKVYLKDGFAKVLIGLAKGKHDYDKRETIKRREQDRDIKRVMKSVNHC; from the coding sequence ATGGCAAAAGGGGAAGGACAATTACTGGCGCAAAATAAAAAGGCTAGACATGATTATCACATTGTTGAAACCGTTGAAGCAGGCATTGTCTTAACGGGAACTGAGATTAAAAGTGTTCGTGCAGCCCGTATTCAACTGAAAGATGGCTTTGCCCAAATTAAGAATGGGGAAGCGTGGTTGGTCAACGTTCATATTGCTCCTTTTGAACAAGGTAATATTTGGAACGCTGATCCTGAACGGACCCGCAAACTGTTGCTCAAAAAACGTGAGATTACACATCTGGCAAATGAACTCAAAGGAACTGGAATGACCTTAGTTCCTTTAAAGGTTTACTTGAAAGATGGTTTTGCTAAAGTTCTCATTGGTTTGGCTAAAGGGAAACACGATTATGACAAACGCGAAACCATTAAACGCCGTGAGCAGGATCGTGATATCAAACGCGTGATGAAAAGTGTGAATCATTGCTAA
- a CDS encoding M24 family metallopeptidase, translated as MTKLDQIRLHLEQKGSELAILSDPVTINYLTGFFCEPHERQLFLFVYHDLAPVLFVPTLEVARASQEVDFPVFGYVDSENPWEKIKAVLPNTAAKTIYAEFDHLNVSKFHGLQTVFSGQFANLTSFVQGMRLIKSADEIEKMMIAGQFADKAVQVGFDNISLDVTETDIIAQIEFEMKKQGINKMSFDTMVLTGNNAANPHGIPSTNKIENNALLLFDLGVETLGYTSDMTRTVAVGKPDQFQIDMYNLCLEAHQAAIDFIKPGVTAAQVDAAARQVIEKAGYGEYFNHRLGHGIGMDVHEFPSIMAGNELVIEEGMCFSVEPGIYIPGKVGVRIEDCGYVTKDGFEVFTHTPKELLYFEG; from the coding sequence ATGACAAAATTAGACCAAATACGTTTGCATCTTGAGCAAAAAGGATCTGAACTAGCTATTCTTTCAGATCCTGTTACCATTAATTATTTGACTGGATTCTTCTGTGAGCCGCATGAGAGACAACTATTCTTGTTTGTCTACCATGATTTAGCTCCTGTGCTTTTTGTACCTACCCTTGAAGTGGCCAGAGCTAGCCAAGAAGTTGACTTCCCAGTCTTTGGCTATGTGGATTCTGAAAATCCTTGGGAAAAAATCAAAGCCGTTTTACCAAATACAGCGGCCAAAACCATTTATGCCGAATTTGACCACCTTAACGTCAGTAAATTCCATGGGTTGCAGACAGTCTTTTCAGGGCAATTTGCTAATCTAACCTCATTTGTTCAAGGCATGCGCCTCATCAAATCAGCTGATGAAATTGAGAAAATGATGATTGCTGGTCAGTTCGCTGATAAGGCCGTTCAAGTTGGTTTTGATAACATCTCCTTGGATGTTACCGAAACAGACATCATCGCTCAAATTGAATTTGAAATGAAAAAACAAGGCATCAACAAAATGAGCTTTGACACTATGGTCTTAACGGGTAACAACGCTGCCAATCCTCATGGGATTCCGAGTACCAACAAGATTGAAAACAATGCTCTTCTTCTCTTTGACTTAGGAGTTGAAACCTTAGGCTACACTAGTGATATGACACGAACAGTTGCGGTCGGTAAGCCCGATCAATTCCAAATCGACATGTATAACCTTTGCCTTGAAGCCCACCAAGCAGCTATTGACTTTATTAAACCAGGTGTTACAGCAGCTCAAGTTGATGCCGCTGCCCGCCAAGTCATCGAAAAAGCTGGCTATGGAGAGTACTTTAACCACCGTCTGGGGCATGGTATCGGTATGGATGTGCATGAATTCCCATCCATTATGGCTGGGAACGAGCTTGTGATCGAAGAAGGCATGTGCTTCTCTGTGGAACCAGGCATTTACATTCCAGGTAAAGTTGGTGTCCGCATTGAAGATTGCGGTTATGTCACTAAAGACGGCTTTGAAGTCTTTACCCATACCCCAAAAGAATTGCTTTACTTTGAAGGTTAA
- a CDS encoding DNA/RNA non-specific endonuclease, which produces MSKLRRKWLSHSLVALAMTLSLGFAPNAQLHDSVTYAQETAVTQDWTLAQYPDYYVIEGKSAIQKEAFPQLKTTTEKVYKKSGRSTKRVTVSDLQYADLDGYNRSGVAYGIITKDMIDMSAGSREKWENDYNPSGWFSYQFKADGRAATENDYKHSPRQVKRIPNNQEVSIILSNGKVRHGYLFDRSHLIADSLGGRPYRNNLITGTRTQNVGNNDRKGGMQYIENKVLTYINQNPSVHVYYKAEPVYVGTELVPRYVVVSALSSDGVIDEKVRVFNTANGFTIDYQNGGLLSDIMFEEETMTDSDDTLTEDTKEPNTDEEGTDQISPDAATKDTTTDLDNQRIVYVASNGSSPVYWYHKENLPAGVNLDRLVEMTEQDALSRDKKHSSTEPTH; this is translated from the coding sequence ATGTCTAAACTCAGAAGGAAATGGCTTTCCCATTCTCTTGTAGCCTTAGCAATGACCTTATCATTAGGATTTGCTCCTAATGCTCAACTTCACGATAGTGTTACCTATGCTCAAGAAACAGCTGTCACGCAAGACTGGACGTTGGCTCAGTACCCAGACTATTATGTCATTGAAGGAAAATCGGCTATTCAAAAAGAGGCCTTTCCTCAATTGAAAACAACGACTGAGAAGGTCTATAAAAAAAGTGGTCGTAGCACAAAACGTGTCACTGTTTCGGACCTTCAATATGCTGATCTAGATGGTTACAATCGTTCTGGAGTAGCTTATGGCATTATCACTAAAGATATGATTGACATGTCAGCAGGCTCTCGTGAAAAATGGGAAAACGACTACAACCCAAGTGGCTGGTTCTCTTATCAATTTAAAGCAGATGGTCGTGCTGCTACTGAGAATGATTATAAGCATAGCCCAAGACAAGTAAAACGCATCCCAAATAATCAGGAAGTCAGTATTATTTTAAGTAATGGTAAAGTTCGTCACGGCTACCTCTTTGACCGTAGTCATCTCATTGCAGACAGCTTAGGAGGACGCCCATATCGTAATAATTTGATTACTGGAACCCGCACTCAAAACGTAGGCAATAATGACCGTAAAGGCGGTATGCAATACATTGAAAATAAAGTCTTAACCTACATCAATCAAAATCCTAGTGTACATGTTTACTACAAAGCAGAACCCGTCTATGTGGGAACAGAGCTAGTCCCTCGTTACGTGGTTGTTTCAGCTTTATCTTCTGACGGTGTCATCGATGAAAAGGTGCGTGTTTTCAACACCGCCAATGGCTTTACCATCGATTACCAAAATGGAGGTCTTCTATCTGATATAATGTTTGAAGAAGAAACAATGACTGATAGTGACGACACTCTCACAGAAGATACCAAAGAACCTAATACAGATGAAGAAGGCACTGATCAGATCAGTCCAGATGCAGCTACAAAGGATACCACTACTGACTTAGACAATCAAAGGATTGTGTATGTTGCAAGTAACGGAAGCTCTCCTGTCTATTGGTACCATAAAGAAAACCTTCCAGCTGGCGTCAACTTAGATAGGCTCGTTGAAATGACAGAACAAGATGCTTTAAGCAGAGACAAAAAGCATTCTAGTACAGAACCAACTCATTAA
- the gloA gene encoding lactoylglutathione lyase, which translates to MKALHTCIRVKDLDKSVDFYTKAFPFKETRRRDFPDSQFTLVYLALEGESYELELTYNYDHGDYDLGDGYGHIALGSDNFEEDHEKHRQAGFPVTDIKGLTDKSARYYFIQDPDGYKIEVIDLNR; encoded by the coding sequence ATGAAAGCATTACACACCTGTATCCGCGTCAAAGATCTCGACAAATCAGTTGACTTTTACACCAAGGCCTTTCCTTTTAAGGAAACCCGTCGAAGAGATTTTCCAGACAGCCAATTCACTCTCGTGTATTTAGCGCTTGAGGGAGAAAGTTATGAGCTAGAGTTGACCTATAATTATGATCACGGTGACTATGATTTAGGAGATGGTTATGGCCATATCGCCCTTGGCTCTGACAATTTCGAAGAAGACCACGAAAAACATCGTCAAGCAGGATTCCCTGTCACAGATATTAAAGGGTTAACTGACAAATCAGCCCGCTACTACTTTATTCAAGATCCCGATGGCTATAAAATTGAAGTCATTGACTTAAATCGTTAA
- the ccpA gene encoding catabolite control protein A yields MNTDDTITIYDVAREAGVSMATVSRVVNGNKNVKENTRKKVLEVIDRLDYRPNAVARGLASKKTTTVGVVIPNIANSYFSILAKGIDDIAAMYKYNIVLASSDEDDDKEVNVVNTLFAKQVDGIIFMGHHLTEKIRAEFSRSRTPIVLAGTVDLDHQLPSVNIDYKAAVSNVVDILAENHQSIAFVSGPLIDDINGKVRLAGYKEGLKHNKLDFKEGLVFEANYSYKEGFELAQRVINSGATAAYVAEDELAAGLLNGLFEAGKRVPEDFEIITSNDSPVVQYTRPNLSSISQPVYDLGAVSMRMLTKIMNKEELEEKEILLNHGIKKRGTTK; encoded by the coding sequence ATGAATACAGATGATACCATCACGATTTATGATGTTGCCCGTGAAGCTGGTGTTTCTATGGCAACTGTTAGTCGTGTTGTTAATGGCAACAAAAACGTTAAGGAAAACACGCGTAAGAAAGTTTTAGAAGTCATTGACCGCCTAGATTATCGTCCAAATGCTGTCGCACGTGGTCTCGCCAGCAAAAAAACAACAACCGTCGGGGTTGTGATTCCAAATATTGCAAACAGTTATTTTTCTATTTTAGCCAAAGGTATTGATGATATCGCCGCTATGTATAAATATAATATTGTACTTGCCTCTAGTGATGAGGATGATGACAAGGAGGTTAACGTTGTTAATACCCTCTTTGCTAAGCAAGTTGACGGTATTATCTTTATGGGGCACCATTTGACTGAAAAAATCCGTGCGGAATTTTCACGCTCACGCACCCCGATTGTTTTAGCAGGGACAGTTGACCTTGATCATCAATTACCAAGTGTTAATATTGACTATAAGGCAGCTGTGTCTAATGTGGTTGATATCTTGGCAGAAAACCATCAGAGCATTGCCTTTGTGTCAGGACCACTTATTGATGACATCAATGGTAAAGTACGTTTGGCGGGGTACAAAGAAGGCTTGAAGCACAACAAACTTGACTTCAAAGAAGGACTTGTTTTTGAAGCTAACTATTCTTATAAAGAAGGCTTTGAATTGGCACAACGTGTGATTAACTCAGGAGCAACAGCAGCTTATGTGGCTGAAGATGAGTTAGCAGCGGGTCTTTTAAATGGTTTGTTTGAAGCAGGCAAACGCGTTCCAGAAGATTTTGAAATCATCACAAGTAATGATTCACCAGTTGTTCAATATACCCGTCCAAACTTGAGTTCTATCAGCCAACCCGTTTACGACTTGGGAGCTGTCAGCATGCGGATGTTGACTAAAATCATGAACAAAGAAGAATTGGAAGAAAAAGAAATTCTTTTGAATCATGGTATTAAAAAACGCGGAACCACTAAATAG
- the rnr gene encoding ribonuclease R, translating into MKERIMTYLKEHGKSNVNDLAAALEMTGAKHFPSLIKTISKMESQDLLRFSNDGSLALRKEREKKKEATVQGIFRANKAGFGFLSVDENEDDMFIGRNDVGYAIDGDIVEATIKKPADRLKGTAAEAKVVAIVERSLKTAVGTVILDDEKPKYAGYIKSKNQKIQQKIYIKKEPVVLKGTEIIKVDIDKYPTRGHDYFVASVRDIVGHQGDVGIDVLEVLESMDIVSEFPAEVLAEANAIPEAPTAKDLIGRVDLRSETTITIDGADAKDLDDAIHIKLLDNGNYELGVHIADVSYYVTEGSALDKEAVRRGTSVYVTDRVVPMLPERLSNGICSLNPNVDRLTQSALMEINPQGRVVNYQICQSVIKTTYRMTYSAVNDMIAGDEEALREFASIADDVTLMVALHRSLETMRSKRGALNFDTQEAKIIVNDKGMPVDVVLRQRGIAERMIESFMLAANECVAEHFATAKLPFIYRIHEEPKAEKLQKFIDYASIFGIQIQGTANKISQEALQAFMAKVEGQPGAEVLNMMLLRSMQQARYSEHNHGHYGLAAEYYTHFTSPIRRYPDLLVHRMIREYTQPSQEKRDHFAQVIPELATSSSQLERRAIDAERVVEAMKKAEYMAEYVGEEFDGIVASVVKFGLFVELPNTIEGLVHITGLPEYYHFNERTLSLQGEKSGKIFKVGQPIRVKLVKADKETGDIDFEYLPSDFDVVEKIKMSDKASRRDRRKSSKSSKGTKKKESKEVAKAKTKGKTKKGFKKPFYKEQAKKKSRKRS; encoded by the coding sequence ATGAAAGAAAGAATTATGACTTACCTCAAGGAGCATGGCAAGTCCAACGTGAATGACTTGGCTGCTGCCTTAGAGATGACTGGAGCCAAGCATTTTCCCAGCCTTATTAAAACCATTTCCAAAATGGAAAGTCAGGACCTTTTACGTTTCTCAAATGACGGTAGTTTAGCACTTAGAAAAGAGAGAGAAAAGAAGAAAGAGGCTACTGTTCAGGGGATTTTCCGTGCCAACAAAGCAGGTTTTGGTTTCTTGTCCGTGGATGAGAATGAAGACGATATGTTTATCGGCCGTAATGACGTTGGTTACGCCATTGATGGCGATATCGTAGAAGCAACTATTAAAAAACCAGCAGACCGTCTCAAAGGGACTGCGGCTGAAGCTAAAGTGGTAGCGATTGTAGAACGCTCATTAAAAACGGCTGTGGGAACTGTTATTTTAGACGATGAAAAACCAAAATACGCTGGTTATATCAAGTCAAAAAATCAAAAAATTCAACAAAAAATCTACATTAAGAAAGAACCTGTTGTGCTTAAAGGCACTGAAATCATCAAGGTTGATATTGATAAATATCCCACACGCGGACACGATTATTTTGTGGCCAGTGTCCGTGATATTGTAGGCCATCAAGGAGATGTTGGGATTGATGTCTTGGAAGTCCTTGAATCGATGGATATTGTTTCAGAATTTCCAGCAGAAGTTTTAGCTGAGGCCAATGCAATTCCAGAAGCACCAACTGCTAAAGATTTAATAGGCCGTGTTGATCTGCGCTCAGAAACCACCATTACTATTGATGGTGCGGACGCCAAAGACTTAGATGATGCTATCCATATTAAGCTACTAGATAACGGTAATTATGAACTTGGGGTACATATTGCGGATGTCTCTTATTATGTGACAGAAGGATCTGCCCTTGATAAGGAAGCTGTTAGGCGTGGTACCTCTGTCTATGTCACAGATCGTGTGGTTCCGATGTTACCAGAGCGTTTGTCAAATGGCATCTGCTCTTTGAATCCTAACGTTGATCGTTTGACCCAGTCAGCCTTAATGGAAATTAACCCGCAGGGGCGCGTGGTCAACTATCAAATCTGTCAATCAGTGATTAAGACAACTTACCGAATGACGTATAGTGCGGTCAATGACATGATTGCAGGAGATGAAGAAGCGCTCCGAGAGTTTGCTAGTATTGCTGATGATGTGACCCTCATGGTGGCTTTGCATCGGAGTTTGGAAACGATGCGTTCAAAACGAGGGGCCTTAAACTTTGATACGCAAGAAGCAAAAATTATTGTCAATGATAAAGGGATGCCAGTAGATGTAGTGCTTCGTCAAAGAGGAATTGCGGAGCGGATGATTGAATCCTTTATGCTAGCAGCCAATGAGTGTGTTGCGGAGCATTTTGCAACAGCTAAGTTACCATTTATCTACCGTATTCACGAAGAACCAAAGGCCGAAAAACTTCAAAAATTTATTGATTATGCTAGCATATTTGGTATCCAAATTCAAGGAACAGCCAACAAGATTTCTCAGGAAGCCTTGCAAGCCTTTATGGCAAAAGTCGAAGGTCAACCAGGAGCAGAAGTGCTTAACATGATGCTCTTACGCTCTATGCAACAGGCAAGATATTCTGAACATAATCATGGCCATTACGGTTTGGCCGCAGAATATTACACCCACTTCACCAGTCCGATCCGTCGCTACCCTGACTTATTGGTTCATCGCATGATTCGTGAGTACACTCAGCCTAGTCAAGAAAAGCGTGACCATTTTGCCCAAGTCATTCCAGAGCTGGCAACATCTTCTTCCCAGTTAGAGCGTCGTGCTATCGATGCGGAGCGCGTGGTGGAAGCCATGAAGAAAGCAGAGTACATGGCTGAATATGTCGGCGAAGAATTTGATGGTATTGTGGCAAGCGTAGTTAAATTTGGTCTCTTTGTAGAGCTACCAAATACGATTGAAGGTTTGGTTCACATCACTGGCTTACCGGAATACTATCACTTTAACGAGAGAACGCTAAGTCTTCAAGGTGAAAAATCAGGTAAAATCTTTAAAGTTGGTCAACCTATTCGTGTGAAATTGGTTAAGGCTGACAAGGAAACTGGTGACATTGACTTTGAGTATTTACCGAGCGACTTTGATGTGGTTGAAAAAATCAAGATGTCGGATAAAGCTAGTCGACGAGATCGCCGTAAATCCTCAAAATCATCTAAAGGAACAAAGAAAAAAGAATCTAAAGAAGTAGCCAAGGCAAAAACCAAAGGTAAAACTAAAAAAGGGTTTAAAAAACCATTTTACAAAGAACAAGCAAAAAAGAAGAGTCGTAAAAGGAGTTAA
- a CDS encoding NAD(P)H-dependent oxidoreductase: protein MNQSIHHQLQQALHFRTAVRVYKDETISEKDLNLILDAAWLSPSSVGLEGWRFVVLDNKQIKEEIKPFAWGAQYQLETASHFVLLIAERNARYDSPAIKNSLLRRGIEEGEGLESRLKLYEAFQKEDMDMADNPRALFDWTAKQTYIALGNMMMTAALLGIDSCPIEGFNYAKVDTILATHGIINKDKEGIASMLSLGYRLRDPKHPQVRKPREEVISVVK from the coding sequence ATGAACCAGTCCATTCATCACCAATTACAACAAGCACTACACTTTAGAACAGCCGTTCGTGTTTATAAAGATGAAACGATTTCCGAGAAAGACTTGAACCTTATTTTGGATGCTGCCTGGCTAAGCCCTTCTTCTGTTGGCTTAGAAGGCTGGCGCTTTGTAGTCCTAGATAATAAGCAAATAAAAGAAGAAATCAAACCCTTTGCCTGGGGCGCCCAATATCAATTAGAAACAGCTAGCCATTTTGTGCTGTTAATTGCTGAAAGAAATGCTAGGTACGATAGCCCTGCTATTAAAAATAGTCTCCTAAGAAGAGGAATAGAAGAGGGAGAGGGACTTGAGAGTCGTTTAAAACTTTACGAGGCCTTTCAAAAAGAGGACATGGACATGGCAGATAACCCTAGAGCGCTCTTTGATTGGACTGCAAAACAGACCTATATCGCTCTTGGTAATATGATGATGACAGCTGCCCTGTTAGGAATAGATTCTTGTCCTATTGAAGGGTTCAACTATGCAAAAGTTGACACTATTTTAGCAACTCATGGTATTATTAATAAAGACAAAGAAGGTATTGCCAGCATGTTGTCCTTGGGCTACCGTCTCAGAGATCCCAAACATCCTCAAGTTCGCAAACCTCGTGAAGAAGTGATTTCAGTAGTGAAATAA
- a CDS encoding glycosyltransferase family 2 protein: MTLLSVIIPCFNEEKAILPYLEEMRQLELSMTSQLAFEYIFIDDGSKDQTLNILRDLATRFPNVHYLSFSRHFGKEAGLLAGLEEAKGNYITVMDVDLQDPPELLPLMYAKLKEGYDVVGTRRQNRHGEPLARSVCSNLFYKLVNRLSDTEIISGVRDYRLMTRQVVDSILELGEVNRFSKGIFSWVGYRTTYISFDNRKRQHGKSHWSFWGLFRYSLDGFVNFSEMPLTIATWAGTFSFLISILAILFIVIRKLLFGDPVSGWASTVSIILFMGGIQLFCMGIIGKYISKIFLETKKRPVYIIKEKH, from the coding sequence ATGACGCTTTTATCTGTAATTATTCCCTGTTTTAATGAAGAAAAAGCTATTCTTCCTTATCTTGAAGAGATGCGTCAGTTGGAACTGTCAATGACTAGTCAACTCGCCTTTGAATATATTTTTATTGATGATGGTTCTAAAGACCAGACTCTGAACATCTTACGTGATTTAGCTACTCGCTTTCCAAACGTTCATTACCTGTCCTTTTCGCGCCATTTCGGAAAAGAAGCAGGGCTATTAGCTGGATTAGAAGAAGCCAAAGGCAACTACATTACTGTAATGGATGTGGATTTACAAGACCCACCTGAACTTCTCCCACTCATGTATGCGAAGCTAAAAGAAGGTTATGATGTGGTGGGTACCAGACGTCAAAATAGACATGGCGAACCTCTCGCTCGTTCTGTCTGTTCCAATTTATTTTATAAGCTTGTCAATCGTTTGTCAGACACCGAAATCATCAGTGGGGTGCGGGATTATCGATTAATGACCAGGCAAGTTGTGGATAGCATTCTTGAGCTGGGTGAAGTTAATCGATTTTCAAAAGGTATATTTTCATGGGTCGGTTACCGGACGACCTACATCAGCTTCGACAACCGCAAGCGTCAGCATGGGAAAAGCCATTGGAGTTTTTGGGGCCTGTTTCGCTATTCCCTAGATGGCTTTGTTAATTTTTCAGAAATGCCTCTGACCATTGCAACTTGGGCAGGAACCTTTAGTTTCTTAATTTCCATTCTTGCTATCTTATTTATTGTGATTCGAAAATTACTCTTTGGTGACCCTGTTTCCGGCTGGGCCAGCACTGTCTCAATCATTTTATTTATGGGAGGTATTCAACTCTTTTGCATGGGCATTATCGGGAAATACATCTCAAAAATATTCCTTGAAACCAAAAAAAGACCTGTCTATATCATCAAAGAAAAGCATTAA